The window TAATACTGCTCTCTAGGTTTTTATCCCAAATAGCCGTCGAATAATTTAAGCTTCCTACCCCTCCTTCAACAAAGTCGAAACTTACAAAACCTGAGTCTTCAAAATCCGTAATATTTTGGTGTGAAAAGTCTTTTAAACGAGCATTAATATTCTTTATATCGCCAAAATACCAATACATTAAATCTATAAAGTGAGAAAATTGAGTGAATAGCGTCCCTCCATCCAATTCCTTTGTTCCATGCCAAGTTGTTGGTCGGCCAGTCTTGGTATCGGGTTTATAGTAACGGTCATCACGATTCCAATAGCAGTTAATTTGAACCATATAGATCTTACCTAAAATCCCTTCTTCAATAATATTTTTTAACCATTCTGAAGGTGGTGAGTATCTATTTTGCATAACACAGAACACCTGTTTATGTTTATGTAAGGCCTTAAATATTATTTTTTCACAACCTGCTTTAGTTAAGGCCATTGGCTTTTCTATCACCACATGACAATTTCGATCCAATGCCTTTAATGCCTGTTCTTCATGAAAACCATTTGGTGTTGCAATAGAAACCACATCAAATGCGAGGTCTGACTTTAGCAATTCGTCTATTGAAGAAAATAACTTTGCTTCGGGGTAGGCATCGATTCCAAGCTCGGCTCTTGGTTTAACATCACATAAGGCTACTAATTCACAACCATCATTTCCTTGGATCATACTGGCATGTCTTTTGCCAATATGGCCACAGCCAATTACTGCAAACTTAATTTTTTCGTTGCTCACCATTATTTAATTCTTTTAACAGTATTATTTTCTAATTTATATTCTTGTTTGCTTTCCTCGCAAACAGCAATTCCTTCAGTGTTGAAACTCAAACGATGCCCATACTCGCCTACCCATCCTAGTTGTCTTGCCGGATTACCGACAACTAGCGCAAATTCTGGTATGTTTTTGGTCACTACTGCTCCAGCACCAATAAATGCATACGCACCAATGTCATGCCCACATACAATAGTTGCGTTTGCACCAATTGACGCCCCTTTGCCTACATGAGTTTTTGCATATTCACCTCTTCTATTAATTGCACTCCTTGGATTAATCACATTAGTGAAAACCATGGATGGCCCCAGGAATACATCATCATCACAAGTAACCCCATCATATATTGAGACATTATTTTGAATTTTCACATTCTTACCTAGGGTAACGCCAGGTGAAACAACTACATTCTGTCCAATATTACAGCGTTCACCAATCACACAATTTGACATGATGTGAGAAAAGTGCCAAATTTTTACACCTTCGGCAATTGAAGCACCTTCATCTACAATCGCAGTTTCATGTACGAAATAATTATTTTCCATTATTAAAAAAACTTATGACTTGTTGAATGATAAATTCTTGCACATCATCCTTCATTTCGGTATGAATAGGTAATGATATCACATCTTTACATAATTGTTCTGCAACTGGAAAATCGCCTTCTTTATAACCATAGGTAAGGTAGGCTTGCTGTAGATGAACCGGTATTGGATAATAAACCATGGTAGGTATTCCTCGTTCTTGCAAATAGGCT is drawn from Pedobacter sp. HDW13 and contains these coding sequences:
- a CDS encoding Gfo/Idh/MocA family protein, whose amino-acid sequence is MVSNEKIKFAVIGCGHIGKRHASMIQGNDGCELVALCDVKPRAELGIDAYPEAKLFSSIDELLKSDLAFDVVSIATPNGFHEEQALKALDRNCHVVIEKPMALTKAGCEKIIFKALHKHKQVFCVMQNRYSPPSEWLKNIIEEGILGKIYMVQINCYWNRDDRYYKPDTKTGRPTTWHGTKELDGGTLFTQFSHFIDLMYWYFGDIKNINARLKDFSHQNITDFEDSGFVSFDFVEGGVGSLNYSTAIWDKNLESSITVIAENGSIKVGGQYMNEVEYCHIKNYDMPVLKESNPPNDYGPYKGSAANHHYIYENIVDVINGKGNITTNALEGLKVVDIIERIYHS
- a CDS encoding acyltransferase, encoding MENNYFVHETAIVDEGASIAEGVKIWHFSHIMSNCVIGERCNIGQNVVVSPGVTLGKNVKIQNNVSIYDGVTCDDDVFLGPSMVFTNVINPRSAINRRGEYAKTHVGKGASIGANATIVCGHDIGAYAFIGAGAVVTKNIPEFALVVGNPARQLGWVGEYGHRLSFNTEGIAVCEESKQEYKLENNTVKRIK